The Trichocoleus desertorum ATA4-8-CV12 genome window below encodes:
- a CDS encoding ATP-binding cassette domain-containing protein, which yields MPEASEVAVKFWDVTYRLKQRALVSQLNLEVPRGEILVLLGRSGCGKTTTLKLINRLLLPTNGEVWVEGKPTSHWNPIQLRRRVGYVIQEVGLFPHFTVARNVGLVPALEGWERDRLHARVNQLLELVGLDPKQFAHRYPHELSGGQRQRVGVARALAADPPLLLMDEPFGALDPITRLEIQREFRQLQQQLGKTVVFVTHDVQEAFLLASKIGLMQDGQLLLWGTPEEFLRSPLPEVQAFTQCLQPFNAIPGREASR from the coding sequence ATGCCAGAGGCGAGTGAGGTTGCGGTTAAGTTTTGGGATGTTACCTATCGCCTCAAGCAGCGTGCTTTGGTCTCTCAACTGAATTTAGAAGTGCCACGTGGTGAAATTTTGGTTTTGCTGGGGCGGAGTGGCTGTGGCAAAACAACTACGTTGAAGTTGATCAATCGGTTGCTGCTGCCTACTAATGGCGAAGTTTGGGTAGAGGGCAAACCTACCAGCCATTGGAACCCGATTCAACTGCGGCGACGGGTGGGGTATGTAATTCAAGAAGTAGGATTGTTTCCGCATTTCACGGTGGCTCGGAATGTGGGTTTAGTGCCTGCCCTGGAAGGTTGGGAGCGCGATCGCCTGCATGCCCGTGTCAACCAACTGCTAGAACTTGTCGGTTTAGACCCCAAACAGTTTGCTCACCGTTACCCGCATGAACTTTCCGGTGGTCAACGACAACGGGTGGGTGTAGCGAGAGCCTTAGCTGCTGATCCGCCGTTATTGTTGATGGATGAACCGTTTGGAGCCCTTGATCCCATTACCCGCTTAGAAATTCAACGGGAGTTTCGCCAACTACAACAACAACTCGGCAAAACCGTGGTGTTTGTGACTCATGATGTCCAAGAAGCTTTCTTGCTCGCTTCTAAAATCGGCTTAATGCAGGACGGGCAATTACTGCTCTGGGGGACACCAGAAGAGTTTTTGCGATCGCCCCTGCCAGAAGTGCAAGCCTTTACCCAGTGCTTACAGCCGTTTAATGCCATACCAGGTCGGGAAGCCAGCCGATGA
- a CDS encoding UPF0175 family protein: MSIIIPDEILTATRMTESELKQEIAVLLFQKEKLTLAQANRLAGMHRVAFQHLLASRQIPVHYDVEDFEQDIKNLREMGRL; this comes from the coding sequence ATGAGTATCATCATTCCTGATGAAATACTAACTGCAACTCGCATGACTGAAAGTGAGTTAAAACAAGAAATCGCAGTTTTGTTGTTTCAAAAGGAAAAACTGACACTGGCTCAAGCCAACCGATTGGCTGGGATGCATCGGGTTGCATTTCAGCACTTGCTCGCAAGTCGCCAAATTCCCGTTCACTATGATGTAGAAGATTTCGAGCAGGATATCAAAAACTTGCGTGAGATG